Proteins encoded by one window of Mustela erminea isolate mMusErm1 chromosome 5, mMusErm1.Pri, whole genome shotgun sequence:
- the ANKRD63 gene encoding ankyrin repeat domain-containing protein 63 isoform X2 yields the protein MLKPKDLCPRAGTRTFLEAMQAGKVHLARFVLDALDRSIIDCRAEQGRTPLMVAVGLPDPALRSRFVRLLLEQGAAVNLRDERGRTALSLACERGHLDAVQLLVQFSGDPEAADSAGNSPVMWAAACGHGAVLEFLVRSFRRLGLRLDRTNRAGLTALQLAAARGHGTCVQALTGPWGRAAAAAAARGSNSDSPPGRPAPAPSPERRRPSPRRLPRPLLARFARAAGGHGHGGEAGSGGKGSGRHRAQGSERPELGRSMSLALGAVTEEEAARLRAGALMARQHSPQSSGSGRWRSQEVLEGAPPTLVQAPIGLSPHPEGGPGSGRLGLRRRSTAPDIPSLVGEASGPESGAELEANALPHSVPGPQPWQGDTEAVVLHAQR from the coding sequence ATGCTCAAGCCCAAGGACCTGTGCCCCCGAGCGGGTACGCGCACCTTCCTGGAGGCCATGCAAGCGGGCAAAGTGCACCTGGCCCGCTTTGTACTGGATGCGCTGGACCGCAGCATCATCGACTGCCGCGCGGAGCAGGGCCGCACGCCGCTCATGGTGGCGGTGGGGCTGCCGGACCCCGCGCTGCGTTCGCGCTTCGTGAGGCTCCTGCTGGAGCAGGGTGCGGCCGTGAACCTGCGGGACGAGCGCGGCCGCACAGCGCTCAGCCTGGCGTGCGAGCGCGGCCACCTGGACGCGGTGCAGCTGTTGGTGCAGTTCAGCGGCGACCCCGAAGCGGCCGACTCGGCGGGCAACAGCCCAGTGATGTGGGCGGCGGCGTGCGGCCACGGGGCGGTGCTCGAGTTCCTGGTGCGCTCTTTCCGCCGCCTAGGCCTGCGCCTCGACCGCACCAACCGAGCGGGTCTCACGGCGCTGCAGCTGGCAGCCGCTCGCGGCCACGGGACCTGCGTGCAAGCCCTCACCGGGCCCTGGGGCCGCGCAGCTGCCGCCGCCGCGGCCCGGGGCTCCAACTCCGACAGCCCCCCCGGCCGTCCGGCTCCCGCGCCCAGCCCGGAGCGCCGACGACCCAGCCCCCGCCGCTTACCTCGGCCTCTCCTGGCGCGCTTTGCGCGAGCTGCCGGCGGCCACGGTCATGGCGGCGAGGCTGGGTCAGGGGGCAAGGGCTCCGGCCGGCACCGCGCACAGGGCAGCGAGAGGCCCGAGCTGGGCCGGAGCATGAGCCTGGCGCTGGGTGCTGTAACCGAGGAGGAAGCGGCTCGGCTGCGGGCGGGAGCACTGATGGCCCGACAACACTCGCCCCAGTCTTCAGGGTCCGGGCGGTGGCGTTCGCAGGAGGTGCTGGAGGGAGCGCCTCCGACCTTAGTGCAAGCCCCCATTGGCCTGAGCCCCCACCCGGAGGGCGGCCCCGGCTCTGGCCGTTTGGGTTTGCGCCGACGTTCCACAGCTCCAGACATCCCCAGCCTGGTCGGGGAGGCCTCAGGGCCCGAGAGCGGCGCGGAATTAGAGGCCAACGCTCTGCCCCACTCGGTGCCTGGGCCTCAGCCTTGGCAGGGGGACACGGAGGCCGTGGTGCTGCACGCTCAGCGGTAA
- the ANKRD63 gene encoding ankyrin repeat domain-containing protein 63 isoform X1, which produces MLKPKDLCPRAGTRTFLEAMQAGKVHLARFVLDALDRSIIDCRAEQGRTPLMVAVGLPDPALRSRFVRLLLEQGAAVNLRDERGRTALSLACERGHLDAVQLLVQFSGDPEAADSAGNSPVMWAAACGHGAVLEFLVRSFRRLGLRLDRTNRAGLTALQLAAARGHGTCVQALTGPWGRAAAAAAARGSNSDSPPGRPAPAPSPERRRPSPRRLPRPLLARFARAAGGHGHGGEAGSGGKGSGRHRAQGSERPELGRSMSLALGAVTEEEAARLRAGALMARQHSPQSSGSGRWRSQEVLEGAPPTLVQAPIGLSPHPEGGPGSGRLGLRRRSTAPDIPSLVGEASGPESGAELEANALPHSVPGPQPWQGDTEAVVLHAQRSLTFPTAYLSCPRGEE; this is translated from the exons ATGCTCAAGCCCAAGGACCTGTGCCCCCGAGCGGGTACGCGCACCTTCCTGGAGGCCATGCAAGCGGGCAAAGTGCACCTGGCCCGCTTTGTACTGGATGCGCTGGACCGCAGCATCATCGACTGCCGCGCGGAGCAGGGCCGCACGCCGCTCATGGTGGCGGTGGGGCTGCCGGACCCCGCGCTGCGTTCGCGCTTCGTGAGGCTCCTGCTGGAGCAGGGTGCGGCCGTGAACCTGCGGGACGAGCGCGGCCGCACAGCGCTCAGCCTGGCGTGCGAGCGCGGCCACCTGGACGCGGTGCAGCTGTTGGTGCAGTTCAGCGGCGACCCCGAAGCGGCCGACTCGGCGGGCAACAGCCCAGTGATGTGGGCGGCGGCGTGCGGCCACGGGGCGGTGCTCGAGTTCCTGGTGCGCTCTTTCCGCCGCCTAGGCCTGCGCCTCGACCGCACCAACCGAGCGGGTCTCACGGCGCTGCAGCTGGCAGCCGCTCGCGGCCACGGGACCTGCGTGCAAGCCCTCACCGGGCCCTGGGGCCGCGCAGCTGCCGCCGCCGCGGCCCGGGGCTCCAACTCCGACAGCCCCCCCGGCCGTCCGGCTCCCGCGCCCAGCCCGGAGCGCCGACGACCCAGCCCCCGCCGCTTACCTCGGCCTCTCCTGGCGCGCTTTGCGCGAGCTGCCGGCGGCCACGGTCATGGCGGCGAGGCTGGGTCAGGGGGCAAGGGCTCCGGCCGGCACCGCGCACAGGGCAGCGAGAGGCCCGAGCTGGGCCGGAGCATGAGCCTGGCGCTGGGTGCTGTAACCGAGGAGGAAGCGGCTCGGCTGCGGGCGGGAGCACTGATGGCCCGACAACACTCGCCCCAGTCTTCAGGGTCCGGGCGGTGGCGTTCGCAGGAGGTGCTGGAGGGAGCGCCTCCGACCTTAGTGCAAGCCCCCATTGGCCTGAGCCCCCACCCGGAGGGCGGCCCCGGCTCTGGCCGTTTGGGTTTGCGCCGACGTTCCACAGCTCCAGACATCCCCAGCCTGGTCGGGGAGGCCTCAGGGCCCGAGAGCGGCGCGGAATTAGAGGCCAACGCTCTGCCCCACTCGGTGCCTGGGCCTCAGCCTTGGCAGGGGGACACGGAGGCCGTGGTGCTGCACGCTCAGCG GTCTCTCACCTTCCCTACAGCGTACCTTTCCTGTCCTAGAGGGGAGGAATAG